From Aspergillus chevalieri M1 DNA, chromosome 4, nearly complete sequence, a single genomic window includes:
- a CDS encoding uncharacterized protein (COG:S;~EggNog:ENOG410PP7G;~TransMembrane:4 (i116-138o158-180i205-229o249-276i)), giving the protein MDPPRNRKQRRAAAAADSFDPSSVPLAHPPRDTASNGQKNERTLVDIIAERKESLLSTEGIANSTDAKAGPRTRFVTVDPSTGEISGFDPNVQGDKGTGQEKDESESQGVEEPLPVFLDTVLLSFPLTTLHLTLAYLAAHQYAVEIPVSNLLRESAFITFPILTLLIHLAHGHIISFGHLTTMNDEPSLFPLTPEKRSISFLRRLIFPPSLKTLAFLPLAVFLGVKLMTITNNAPYYAVMKRAPAIGTLWVWCILEVPLGASLLGALGPLGWGVWYKGYGIF; this is encoded by the coding sequence ATGGACCCTCCCAGAAATAGAAAACAACGACGCGCCGCTGCAGCCGCTGATTCTTTCGATCCCTCCTCTGTCCCGCTCGCCCACCCGCCGCGAGATACCGCGTCGAATGGCCAGAAAAACGAGAGAACACTGGTGGATATAATCGCGGAACGAAAAGAAAGCCTCCTGTCCACTGAAGGGATCGCAAACTCAACAGATGCGAAGGCTGGCCCGAGGACGCGATTCGTGACTGTCGACCCGTCAACGGGGGAGATATCGGGGTTCGATCCAAATGTCCAAGGAGACAAAGGAACTGGCCAAGAGAAGGACGAAAGCGAAAGCCAGGGTGTCGAGGAACCACTGCCTGTATTCCTCGATACAGTCCTGCTCTCGTTCCCTCTGACGACTCTCCATTTGACACTGGCATACCTCGCGGCCCATCAATATGCGGTCGAGATCCCGGTTTCCAATCTCCTCCGGGAATCAGCATTCATCACGTTTCCCATCCTAACACTCCTCATCCACCTGGCCCATGGCCACATCATCTCATTCGGTCACCTTACGACGATGAACGACGAACCCTCGCTCTTCCCTCTCACACCGGAGAAACGATCAATATCCTTCCTCCGGCGATTGATATTCCCGCCATCGCTCAAGACGCTTGCTTTCCTGCCGCTGGCTGTTTTCCTAGGTGTCAAGTTGATGACTATCACGAATAATGCGCCGTATTATGCTGTGATGAAACGTGCACCGGCTATCGGGACGTTATGGGTATGGTGTATTCTGGAGGTTCCGCTGGGAGCATCGTTACTGGGAGCTTTGGGGCCGCTGGGATGGGGCGTTTGGTATAAGGGATATGGCATTTTTTAG
- a CDS encoding ferritin-like domain-containing protein (COG:S;~EggNog:ENOG410PFAR;~InterPro:IPR039254;~PFAM:PF13668;~SECRETED:SignalP(1-20)): protein MAPKHHLVLSLLGWLPLALALPNIAARETAPPVVSFATSMDHTSFSGTPSVTGALNASSTIAMTIPSLSVEPSATTYPSDGKLQNPAPAPYVPAGGVGTNGTTPVYNAKSDFDFQSLALVLYAEYIELDLFYDGLARFSEKEFTDAGLTAEDRYLIQFMAEQEIGHATLITNILGAKAPKQCHYNYPYKTVREFLDFCQKLTRFSEAGVYGFLAHLDSREAATLLTQTITTEARQQMIFRQFEGLFPMPVWFEVGVSQSWAWTLLAPYISSCPEGQTRLAWQNFPALHIVNQPNPDRINGSAAYNETLTPGMNTLNSTGIHDSCLKSNVVGEACNASITHNRTIPLSFPGREVLLSWETPGKSVGPNNSYVTTTTAGNPKYVMWVSQLNVTYTDLKMGDNSTSGSTIQPDMSTFAGDPAINGTMFIAITDSDPFVTSYNFSMANAHVVAGPALYQAG from the exons ATGGCGCCGAAACACCACTTGGTATTAAGCCTGCTGGGCTGGCTGCCGTTAGCTCTCGCACTTCCCAACATCGCTGCTCGAGAGACAGCACCGCCAGTTGTCAGCTTCGCAACTTCGATGGATCATACTTCATTTTCAGGAACGCCTTCAGTCACCGGGGCCTTGAATGCTAGCTCAACAATTGCGATGACTATTCCTAGCTTGAGCGTGGAACCGTCCGCTACTACGTATCCCAGTGACGGTAAACTTCAGAATCCTGCACCAGCCCCGTATGTGCCAGCAGGAGGTGTGGGAACGAACGGAACCACACCCGTCTACAACGCCAAAAGTGATTTCGACTTCCAATCTCTG GCCCTTGTCCTCTACGCCGAGTATATTGAGCTCGATCTGTTCTACGATGGCCTTGCCCGTTTCTCTGAGAAGGAATTCACGGACGCAGGCCTTACTGCAGAGGATCGATATCTGATCCAGTTTATGGCTGAGCAGGAAATTGGACATGCTACGCTGATCACCAACATTTTGGGCGCCAAAGCCCCCAAGCAATGTCATTACAATTACCCGTACAAGACGGTCCGGGAATTCTTGGATTTCTGCCAGAAACTCACGCGCTTCAGCGAGGCCGGTGTATATGGATTTCTGGCACACCTGGACTCTCGGGAAGCTGCAACACTTCTTACCCAGACAATCACCACAGAAGCCCGACAGCAAATGATTTTCCGACAATTTGAAGGTCTCTTCCCAATGCCGGTTTGGTTTGAGGTTGGTGTGTCACAATCCTGGGCATGGACTCTTCTGGCGCCCTATATCTCTTCCTGTCCTGAGGGCCAAACTCGGTTGGCTTGGCAGAACTTCCCAGCTTTGCATATTGTGAACCAGCCCAATCCTGACCGAATCAATGGGTCAGCTGCATATAACGAAACCTTGACTCCCGGCATGAATACCCTGAACAGTACAGGTATTCATGATTCTTGCCTCAAATCCAACGTTGTCGGTGAGGCTTGCAATGCATCAATCACCCACAACCGGACCATTCCTCTTTCCTTCCCTGGTCGTGAGGTTCTTTTGAGTTGGGAGACACCCGGAAAGTCGGTGGGTCCTAACAACAGTTATGTTACGACAACCACGGCCGGTAACCCCAAGTATGTCATGTGGGTGTCTCAGCTTAATGTGACCTACACGGACTTGAAAATGGGCGATAATTCTACCTCAGGGTCGACCATCCAGCCCGACATGTCGACTTTCGCGGGTGACCCGGCCATCAACGGTACCATGTTTATTGCCATAACGGACTCGGATCCTTTCGTAACTTCTTACAATTTCAGCATGGCGAATGCTCATGTGGTAGCAGGACCGGCTCTGTACCAAGCTGGTTAG
- a CDS encoding integral membrane protein TmpA (COG:S;~EggNog:ENOG410PUQD;~TransMembrane:6 (i171-188o194-220i241-266o286-308i320-337o357-375i)): MPDPSHMQCRCTCLVVNESLILIIPFLVRISPGIRRLGTFTSLYQYFFISPGAPDSSLLVSCVDTPSHSPSSSNPAAMAPSGEHQISIPPPAKCASESSSPTDSVFIESEKAFLEDMSDPEKQQVSMDPEKTLEKTASSGLRDLEAQTEPEPKRRWYAPIRYTVLDIYRRLFSIVFLANLGVFIWVMVDNRTLMALINATAANVLACGLARQPLVVNTFFRVACSIPRSAPLRLRQIACKVYHYGGVHSGCGVASLVWYVGFVAVLTRTYTNPPGGQPVISSAPVILAYIILALLMAIIIVAYPGFRVKLHDYFELTHRFSGWVVVALFLCLLLVFADEASTAQGVSLGSFIIKIPGFWFLMIVIASIIHPWVFLRKVRVQPEYLSDHAVRLHFDYTKTAFGKGIQLSKHPLRDWHGFATFPDPEGNTFSSLVSKAGDWTADTIKEQPTHLWKRGVLIYGFAYSMRVFKKVLIVTTGSGIGPCLSFLGDENRPELRVVWQTRAPVKTYGEKVIDLVKQMDPDPVIIDTNERGRIDMVPLIRKLYKEFEPEAVCVISNGKVTKNTVYQLEATGIKAYGPIFDS, translated from the coding sequence ATGCCAGATCCCTCCCACATGCAATGCAGATGCACATGCCTTGTGGTCAATGAAAGTTTAATTCTCATTATCCCATTCTTAGTGCGGATCAGTCCTGGTATACGACGACTCGGAACCTTCACGAGCTTGTACCAATATTTCTTTATCTCCCCGGGAGCTCCTGACTCGTCTTTACTCGTCAGTTGTGTTGACACTCCATCACATTCTCCGTCTTCATCCAATCCAGCAGCCATGGCACCATCAGGGGAGCATCAGATATCAATCCCCCCTCCGGCCAAATGTGCCTCAGAATCCTCGAGCCCTACCGATTCAGTATTTATCGAGTCTGAGAAGGCCTTCCTCGAGGACATGTCTGATCCTGAGAAGCAACAAGTTAGTATGGATCCCGAAAAGACTCTAGAGAAAACCGCATCCTCAGGGCTTCGTGACCTCGAAGCCCAAACCGAACCCGAGCCCAAAAGAAGATGGTATGCTCCAATTCGGTATACCGTTCTCGACATCTACCGCCGTCTCTTCtccatcgtcttcctcgccaACCTTGGTGTGTTCATTTGGGTCATGGTTGATAATCGTACCTTAATGGCCCTCATCAACGCCACAGCTGCCAATGTGCTCGCCTGTGGTTTGGCCCGTCAGCCCTTGGTCGTGAACACCTTCTTCCGTGTCGCATGCTCGATCCCCAGATCGGCTCCACTCCGACTGCGCCAAATCGCATGCAAAGTCTATCACTATGGGGGCGTCCACAGTGGCTGCGGAGTCGCTTCTTTAGTCTGGTACGTCGGTTTCGTGGCCGTCTTGACCCGGACATACACGAACCCTCCCGGAGGCCAGCCGGTCATCTCGAGTGCACCAGTCATCCTGGCGTACATCATCCTGGCCCTGCTCATGGCCATCATCATCGTGGCCTACCCAGGCTTCCGCGTCAAGCTGCACGACTATTTCGAGCTCACGCACCGCTTCTCCGGCTGGGTGGTGGTCGCCCTTTTCCTGTGCCTGCTGTTGGTCTTCGCGGACGAAGCCAGCACTGCTCAAGGTGTCTCCCTGGGTAGCTTCATAATCAAGATCCCCGGTTTCTGGTTCTTGATGATTGTCATCGCCTCCATTATCCACCCCTGGGTGTTCCTCCGCAAGGTCCGTGTGCAGCCCGAGTACCTCTCTGACCACGCTGTCAGACTCCACTTCGATTACACCAAGACCGCCTTCGGCAAGGGTATTCAGCTCTCCAAGCACCCACTCCGTGACTGGCACGGTTTCGCCACCTTCCCCGACCCGGAGGGGAacactttctcttccctaGTCTCCAAGGCAGGCGACTGGACAGCAGACACCATCAAGGAGCAGCCGACCCACCTCTGGAAGCGTGGTGTCTTGATCTATGGCTTCGCGTACTCCATGCGTGTCTTCAAGAAGGTCCTCATCGTCACCACTGGCTCAGGCATTGGCCCTTGTCTGTCGTTCTTGGGTGACGAGAACCGTCCCGAGCTGCGCGTCGTCTGGCAAACCCGGGCTCCCGTGAAGACATACGGAGAGAAGGTCATTGACCTTGTCAAACAGATGGACCCCGATCCGGTCATCATTGACACCAACGAGAGGGGTCGGATAGACATGGTTCCTCTCATCAGAAAGCTGTACAAGGAGTTCGAGCCTGAAGCTGTCTGTGTGATCAGTAACGGCAAGGTCACGAAAAACACGGTGTATCAGCTGGAGGCCACTGGTATTAAGGCCTATGGGCCAATTTTCGATTCATGA
- the afeA gene encoding adenylate-forming enzyme AfeA (COG:I;~EggNog:ENOG410Q1IU;~InterPro:IPR042099,IPR000873,IPR025110;~PFAM:PF00501,PF13193), which translates to MGSNPRSQPAELEHLLELSDPKLIITSPDALDTVLRVSGGRGMLPSQVCLLDTSAPQYVTQLLQSGSLAYPGAIESLLPEQGYHRNFAHLLGYGENDWVTFNDEAIAKSTPAALYSTSGTGGLPKAAILSHHAIVSQHLAIAYDVPYSVTRLLSLPFFHLFGSLWAHVFTVRYGQPLFVLPRFELTQFVAAVHQYQITETYMVPAMVHVFNQSALPLSHLLSSLRYVGVAGAPIDAASMQLFQSQLHPYATAGQLWGMTEAGVVFQCRYGDREDHGSIGPQLPGYDVRLLGADGTPVTGEQQEGELFVRGPGVLTCYKGRNDAKDANGWFRTGDIAFIKNGRFYIRGRTKELIKVRGWQVAPAELEAVLLKHPAIEDAAVIGVTNKDGSEVPRAFVVRSKDPNIHHPNEEEVYKFSRKQLASYKALDGGVVFVEDIPRTASGKIQRFKLAKMNEYRRLVSLYIDAKKAELIALQPMGVVPAAAGGVAV; encoded by the exons ATGGGCTCGAACCCGCGGAGCCAGCCCGCCGAATTGGAGCATCTTCTGGAGCTTTCCGACCCGAAGCTGATCATTACTTCTCCCGATGCGCTCGATACTGTTCTCCGAGTTTCTGGCGGTCGGGGCATGCTCCCTAGCCAGGTCTGCTTACTCGACACGTCCGCACCCCAGTATGTCACGCAGCTGCTCCAATCGGGGTCGCTGGCTTACCCCGGCGCGATCGAGTCGCTGCTGCCCGAGCAAGGATACCACCGGAATTTCGCGCATCTGCTGGGCTACGGCGAAAACGACTGGGTGACCTTCAACGACGAAGCGATCGCAAAATCCACCCCGGCTGCACTGTACTCGACCAGCGGCACAGGAGGCCTGCCCAAGGCCGCGATTTTGTCTCATCACGCGATCGTCTCGCAGCACCTTGCTATTGCATACGATGTGCCCTACAGTGTCACACGGCTGCTGTCATTGCCGTTTTTCCACCTCTTCGGATCCCTGTGGGCGCATGTTTTCACCGTCCGATACGGTCAGCCGTTGTTTGTCCTGCCGCGCTTTGAACTGACTCAATTCGTGGCTGCCGTGCATCAGTACCAGATCACTGAGACATACATGGTCCCCGCCATGGTTCACGTGTTCAACCAGAGTGCCTTGCCGCTGTCTCATCTGCTATCTTCGCTTCGTTACGTGGGTGTCGCGGGCGCTCCGATCGATGCTGCATCTATGCAACTCTTCCAGTCGCAGCTGCACCCCTACGCTACTGCCGGTCAGCTCTGGGGTATGACCGAGGCGGGTGTTGTCTTCCAGTGCCGCTACGGCGACCGCGAGGATCACGGAAGCATCGGACCTCAACTGCCAGGGTACGACGTGCGTCTGCTCGGTGCTGACGGTACTCCTGTGACTGGGGAGCAGCAGGAGGGCGAGTTATTTGTGCGAGGCCCCGGTGTGCTTACGTGCTACAAGGGCCGCAACGACGCTAAGGATGCAAATGGGTGGTTCCGAACTGGTGATATCGCGTTTATCAAGAACGGACGGTTCTACATCAGAGGACGTACTAAGGAGTTGATCAAGGTCCGAGG ATGGCAAGTGGCCCCCGCCGAACTCGAAGCTGTCCTCCTGAAACACCCCGCCATCGAAGACGCCGCTGTGATTGGCGTCACCAACAAAGACGGCAGCGAAGTCCCCCGCGCCTTCGTCGTCCGCTCCAAGGACCCCAACATCCATCACCCGAACGAGGAAGAAGTGTACAAGTTCTCGCGCAAGCAGCTTGCTAGCTACAAGGCTTTAGACGGCGGcgtcgtcttcgtcgaggACATCCCTCGCACGGCGAGCGGAAAGATCCAGCGCTTCAAGCTGGCCAAGATGAACGAGTACCGGAGGTTGGTGTCCTTGTATATTGACGCGAAGAAGGCGGAGCTGATTGCTCTTCAGCCGATGGGGGTCGTCCCTGCTGCTGCGGGGGGCGTTGCCGTTTAG